A single Leptospira kirschneri serovar Cynopteri str. 3522 CT DNA region contains:
- the pdhA gene encoding pyruvate dehydrogenase (acetyl-transferring) E1 component subunit alpha, protein MMNHTKTKQETQDLFELYRQMLLIRRFEEGAAKSYSTGKIGGFCHLYIGQEAVGVGSIAALKEQDYIVSTYRDHGHALARGLDPKALMAELFGKRTGISQGYGGSMHFFDKNKRFMGGHGIVGGHISLAAGIAYASKYKNENSVTICFFGEGAANIGSFHEGMNLAAIWKLPLVMICENNHYAMGTPEYRALSVKDVSVRATAYDIARDHIEGDEVRKVRDHVSVAVERARRGEGPTLMEISTYRFRGHSMSDPAKYRTKEELDRYKKSDPLLKAKEDLLHSEWKEEELEKLDIDIQTQVEESIVFADKSEEPPLGCLYKHVYAEDV, encoded by the coding sequence ATGATGAATCATACTAAAACCAAACAAGAAACCCAAGACCTTTTCGAACTCTACAGACAAATGCTACTCATTCGTCGTTTTGAAGAAGGAGCCGCAAAATCTTATAGCACCGGAAAAATAGGTGGATTCTGCCATCTTTATATCGGCCAAGAAGCGGTAGGAGTTGGTTCGATCGCAGCCCTAAAAGAACAAGACTATATCGTTTCGACTTACAGAGATCACGGTCACGCTCTGGCAAGAGGTTTGGATCCAAAGGCACTTATGGCGGAACTTTTCGGTAAAAGAACCGGAATCTCTCAAGGTTACGGAGGTTCAATGCACTTCTTTGATAAGAACAAACGATTTATGGGAGGACACGGAATTGTAGGAGGTCATATCTCTCTCGCAGCAGGAATCGCTTATGCTTCTAAATACAAAAACGAAAACTCCGTCACAATTTGTTTTTTCGGAGAAGGAGCTGCAAACATAGGCTCTTTTCATGAAGGAATGAATTTGGCTGCAATCTGGAAACTTCCTCTTGTTATGATCTGTGAGAACAATCACTACGCAATGGGAACTCCCGAATATCGCGCGTTATCCGTAAAAGACGTTTCGGTTCGTGCAACTGCATACGACATTGCAAGAGATCATATCGAAGGAGACGAAGTTCGGAAAGTGAGAGATCATGTAAGCGTCGCAGTAGAACGCGCTCGAAGAGGAGAAGGTCCTACTCTGATGGAAATTTCCACGTATCGTTTCCGTGGACATTCTATGTCCGATCCAGCAAAGTATAGAACCAAGGAAGAATTAGATCGTTATAAAAAAAGTGATCCACTTTTAAAGGCAAAGGAAGACCTTCTTCATTCCGAGTGGAAAGAAGAAGAATTAGAAAAACTAGATATAGACATTCAAACTCAAGTAGAAGAATCGATCGTATTTGCAGATAAAAGCGAAGAACCACCTTTAGGTTGCTTGTATAAACACGTCTATGCGGAGGATGTCTAA
- a CDS encoding response regulator — protein MRTILLTEDEPGIRDTIQIVLESEGFKMIYAMTGKECISFLKESPDLLVLDVGLPDASGFEILKELRKKNSIPVILLTARESELDRVLGLELGADDYMVKPFSPRELVARIKAVLRRYDGNSEEKKTEFLMDEDRKVIYYYGKSLSLTPYEYRTLLLFLKRPGKIFTREEIMDRVWTEPEESFDRAVDTVIKNIRFRLKEIRPDLDPIETKRGQGYGLKETL, from the coding sequence ATGCGTACAATTCTACTCACAGAAGACGAACCTGGAATTCGAGATACGATTCAAATCGTTTTAGAATCGGAAGGTTTTAAGATGATCTACGCGATGACTGGTAAAGAATGTATTTCTTTTTTGAAGGAATCTCCAGATTTATTGGTATTGGATGTGGGACTTCCGGATGCAAGTGGTTTTGAAATTTTGAAAGAGCTTAGAAAAAAAAATTCTATTCCAGTCATTTTACTTACCGCCAGAGAATCGGAACTAGACCGGGTTCTTGGTTTAGAATTAGGCGCAGACGATTATATGGTAAAACCGTTTAGTCCTAGAGAATTAGTCGCAAGGATCAAAGCGGTTTTAAGAAGATACGATGGAAACTCCGAAGAGAAAAAAACAGAGTTTCTCATGGATGAAGATCGTAAAGTTATCTATTATTACGGTAAGTCTTTATCTCTTACTCCGTATGAGTATAGAACGTTATTGTTATTTTTAAAACGACCTGGAAAAATTTTTACAAGGGAAGAAATTATGGATCGAGTTTGGACGGAACCGGAAGAAAGTTTCGACCGTGCCGTAGACACGGTGATTAAAAACATTCGTTTTCGATTAAAGGAAATTCGACCTGACTTAGATCCGATTGAAACGAAACGGGGTCAAGGATACGGATTGAAGGAAACGTTATGA
- the fliG gene encoding flagellar motor switch protein FliG: MEKKSEPTSRKEKIRKSALLLLSLNKEDAAKVLSKLDDSMIEEIVLEMAQIKSISKKEKEEVLLEFKNSVLPDEGEIKGGIDAAREILRQSLGKEKAENILGKLSRKDIEDDFSFLSEAEPGVLASLLQHESPQTIAVTLAFMTPKKAADILKFFPGELQAGVAYRLANTTKTHPDAIKEIARVLKKKYEQRDRSEYSEAGGAEALANILNHMDKSQEENILKELEANSPELAKQVKEKLYTFEDVLGLDQKEMRILINRIGDDNCLSMALRGAGDELRNHFLSAMSRNRATEILDMMEIRGKLTLREIGDARNIIVNLVRELEEEGTIFVKKDGEEYI, translated from the coding sequence GTGGAAAAAAAATCAGAACCCACTTCCAGAAAAGAAAAAATTAGAAAATCGGCACTACTACTTCTCTCTTTAAATAAAGAAGACGCCGCCAAAGTATTATCTAAGTTAGACGATTCTATGATCGAAGAAATCGTTCTGGAAATGGCTCAGATCAAATCGATTTCTAAAAAAGAAAAAGAAGAAGTTCTTTTAGAATTTAAAAACTCAGTCCTTCCAGACGAAGGAGAAATCAAAGGTGGAATAGACGCAGCCAGAGAAATTCTTAGACAGTCTTTGGGAAAAGAAAAAGCCGAAAATATATTGGGAAAGCTTTCTCGCAAGGACATAGAGGATGATTTTTCATTTTTAAGCGAAGCAGAACCGGGAGTTCTCGCAAGTCTTTTACAACACGAATCTCCACAAACAATCGCCGTCACACTTGCTTTTATGACTCCTAAAAAAGCGGCTGACATCCTAAAATTTTTTCCAGGGGAATTACAAGCCGGTGTCGCCTATCGTTTGGCGAACACTACAAAAACACATCCAGACGCAATTAAAGAAATCGCAAGAGTACTTAAGAAAAAATACGAACAAAGAGATCGTTCCGAATACAGCGAAGCCGGAGGTGCGGAAGCGCTCGCAAACATACTCAACCACATGGATAAATCGCAGGAGGAAAATATCCTCAAAGAGTTGGAAGCAAATTCTCCAGAACTAGCAAAACAAGTCAAAGAAAAGTTATACACCTTTGAAGACGTCCTAGGTTTGGACCAAAAAGAAATGAGAATTTTAATCAATCGTATAGGTGACGACAATTGTTTAAGTATGGCTTTGCGAGGAGCCGGAGACGAACTCAGAAACCATTTCTTGAGCGCGATGTCTCGTAATCGTGCTACGGAAATTCTGGATATGATGGAAATTAGAGGAAAACTAACGTTACGCGAAATAGGAGACGCAAGAAACATTATAGTCAATTTAGTGCGCGAGTTGGAAGAAGAAGGAACCATCTTTGTCAAAAAAGACGGTGAGGAATATATTTAG
- a CDS encoding dihydrolipoamide acetyltransferase family protein: protein MAKIAEMTQLSPTMAEGKIVRWIKQKGDPVSPGEIIAEVETDKAVMEMEAFETGTLLEILAPEGTLLPVGAPVAIIGKQGEDISTLVETAKKSIPAKKESSTAQGQAPTSAQSATSQSSTTSQSDTTKSSSSSSKFTIEEQSEVSTQSPAFSKEQTISYKHGSQETQTNRSGPIKISPLAKNLALQKGVDLGEVTGSGPGGRIIKRDVLSYQESGGGKKSSFVKRQDRKLELTGMRKTIASRLSHSTSTIPHFYLTLELDANPLDSLRNSYNQDLKLEGSSKISLNDLIIKACSLSLKEVPEVNSSWREDHILEHGRIDIGIAVSIEGGLITPYVRNADQKSVSEISLEIKELASRARERKLKPGEYTDGTFTVSNLGMFGISSFTAVINEPEAAILAVGALVQKPVIKEGNIVAGKTLNVTLSCDHRIVDGATGARFLSSFREFTEHPIRLLTG, encoded by the coding sequence ATGGCTAAAATTGCAGAAATGACTCAACTCAGTCCTACGATGGCAGAAGGCAAAATAGTCCGTTGGATCAAACAAAAAGGAGATCCGGTTTCTCCGGGCGAAATCATAGCGGAAGTGGAAACAGATAAGGCAGTGATGGAAATGGAGGCCTTTGAAACCGGAACACTTTTGGAAATTTTAGCTCCGGAAGGGACACTCCTTCCAGTAGGAGCACCGGTTGCAATCATAGGAAAACAAGGAGAAGACATTTCTACGTTAGTTGAAACTGCAAAAAAATCCATTCCAGCGAAAAAAGAAAGTTCGACTGCACAAGGCCAGGCCCCAACTTCCGCACAAAGCGCAACCTCGCAGTCTTCCACAACTTCACAAAGTGATACGACAAAATCTTCCTCCTCTTCTTCTAAATTTACAATTGAAGAACAAAGTGAAGTATCTACACAGAGTCCTGCTTTTTCAAAAGAACAAACTATTTCTTATAAACATGGATCTCAAGAAACACAAACCAACAGGTCCGGTCCGATTAAGATATCTCCTTTAGCAAAAAACCTGGCGCTTCAAAAAGGAGTGGATCTAGGCGAAGTAACCGGCTCCGGTCCGGGAGGAAGAATTATCAAAAGAGACGTTCTTTCTTATCAAGAATCCGGAGGTGGTAAAAAAAGCTCTTTTGTTAAGCGACAAGATCGTAAGTTGGAATTGACTGGAATGCGAAAAACGATTGCGTCTCGTCTTTCACACTCTACTTCCACGATTCCTCATTTTTACCTTACTTTAGAACTGGACGCAAATCCGTTAGACTCTCTTAGAAATTCGTACAATCAAGATCTAAAGTTAGAAGGTTCTTCAAAGATCAGTCTAAACGATCTCATTATCAAAGCCTGTTCGCTTTCCTTAAAGGAGGTTCCTGAAGTAAATTCTTCCTGGAGGGAAGATCATATCTTAGAACATGGTAGAATCGACATAGGAATTGCAGTTTCCATAGAAGGAGGTCTCATTACGCCCTATGTTCGAAATGCGGATCAAAAATCGGTGAGTGAAATCAGTCTTGAAATAAAAGAACTTGCTTCCCGCGCAAGAGAAAGAAAACTCAAACCCGGAGAATACACCGACGGAACGTTTACAGTCTCTAATTTAGGAATGTTTGGAATTTCTTCTTTTACGGCAGTTATCAATGAACCAGAAGCAGCAATTCTTGCCGTAGGTGCCCTAGTACAAAAACCAGTCATCAAAGAAGGAAACATAGTAGCAGGAAAAACATTAAACGTTACTCTTTCTTGCGATCATAGAATTGTGGACGGCGCGACTGGGGCCAGATTTCTTTCTTCCTTTCGGGAATTTACGGAACATCCAATTCGCCTACTTACAGGCTAA
- a CDS encoding pyruvate dehydrogenase complex E1 component subunit beta, giving the protein MAILTYREALNRAMCEEMDKDPNIFLMGEEVGHYDGAYKVSQGMLSKYGEKRVIDTPISENGFAGVGIGAAMVGLRPIIEFMTWNFSLVAIDQIINSAAKMNYMSAGQFPIPIVFRGAGGAGGRLAAQHSQSFESWYAHIPGLKVIAPYTPADACGLLKTAIRDNNPTIFIESEVLYGAKGEVPDQEFWIPFGKADIKRKGSDITIVSWSRALMYVLPAAEKLSQEGISVEVLDLRSIRPLDEETIYSSIRKTNRALIVEEGWEVAGFGSQIAYLIQKNSFDDLDAPVERITQEDVPMPYAANLEKASLPSEEKIISKVREMLE; this is encoded by the coding sequence ATGGCAATTCTTACTTATAGAGAAGCTCTGAATCGGGCCATGTGCGAAGAAATGGACAAAGATCCCAATATATTTCTCATGGGAGAAGAAGTGGGGCACTACGATGGAGCGTATAAAGTCTCCCAAGGAATGCTTTCTAAATACGGAGAAAAAAGAGTCATAGACACTCCCATTTCTGAAAACGGTTTTGCGGGAGTTGGAATCGGTGCCGCTATGGTGGGCTTACGCCCTATCATAGAATTTATGACTTGGAATTTTTCTTTAGTCGCTATCGATCAGATCATCAACTCCGCTGCCAAGATGAATTATATGAGCGCGGGACAGTTTCCGATTCCGATTGTGTTTAGGGGCGCGGGGGGTGCGGGCGGAAGGCTCGCTGCTCAACATTCTCAGTCTTTTGAAAGTTGGTATGCACACATTCCAGGTCTAAAAGTAATCGCTCCTTATACTCCCGCAGACGCCTGTGGACTTTTAAAAACCGCCATTCGAGACAATAATCCTACCATCTTTATCGAAAGTGAAGTGTTATACGGAGCCAAAGGGGAAGTTCCCGATCAGGAATTTTGGATTCCTTTTGGTAAAGCAGACATCAAAAGAAAAGGATCTGATATAACGATTGTTAGTTGGTCTAGAGCCTTGATGTATGTTTTACCGGCGGCCGAAAAACTTTCTCAAGAAGGAATTTCCGTAGAGGTTTTGGATCTTCGTTCCATCCGACCTTTGGACGAAGAGACGATCTATTCTTCCATTCGTAAAACGAACCGTGCATTGATAGTAGAAGAAGGTTGGGAAGTAGCCGGATTCGGTTCTCAAATCGCTTATTTAATCCAGAAAAATTCTTTTGACGATCTAGACGCTCCTGTAGAAAGAATCACTCAAGAAGACGTTCCTATGCCTTATGCGGCGAACTTGGAAAAAGCTTCTTTACCCAGCGAAGAAAAAATTATTTCTAAGGTTCGAGAAATGCTCGAATAA